From Peromyscus maniculatus bairdii isolate BWxNUB_F1_BW_parent chromosome 19, HU_Pman_BW_mat_3.1, whole genome shotgun sequence, the proteins below share one genomic window:
- the Tubb6 gene encoding tubulin beta-6 chain → MREIVHIQAGQCGNQIGTKFWEVISDEHGIDPAGGYVGDSALQLERISVYYNESSSQKYVPRAALVDLEPGTMDSVRSGPFGQLFRPDNFIFGQTGAGNNWAKGHYTEGAELVDSVLDVVRKECEHCDCLQGFQLTHSLGGGTGSGMGTLLISKIREEYPDRIMNTFSVMPSPKVSDTVVEPYNATLSVHQLVENTDETYCIDNEALYDICFRTLKLTTPTYGDLNHLVSATMSGVTTSLRFPGQLNADLRKLAVNMVPFPRLHFFMPGFAPLTARGSQQYRALTVPELTQQMFDAKNMMAACDPRHGRYLTVATVFRGPMSMKEVDEQMLAIQNKNSSYFVEWIPNNVKVAVCDIPPRGLKMASTFIGNSTAIQELFKRISEQFSAMFRRKAFLHWFTGEGMDEMEFTEAESNMNDLVSEYQQYQDATVNDGEEAFEDEDEEEINE, encoded by the exons ATGAGGGAGATTGTGCACATCCAGGCGGGCCAGTGCGGGAACCAGATCGGTACCAAG TTTTGGGAAGTGATCAGCGATGAGCACGGCATCGACCCGGCCGGAGGCTACGTGGGCGACTCAGCGCTGCAGCTGGAGAGGATCAGCGTCTACTACAATGAGTCATCCT cTCAGAAGTATGTGCCCAGGGCTGCCTTGGTGGACTTGGAGCCAGGCACCATGGACAGTGTGAGGTCTGGGCCCTTCGGGCAGCTCTTCCGGCCTGACAACTTCATCTTCG GACAGACGGGCGCCGGGAACAACTGGGCCAAGGGCCACTACACGGAGGGCGCGGAGCTGGTGGACTCGGTGCTGGACGTGGTACGCAAGGAGTGTGAGCACTGCGATTGCCTGCAGGGCTTCCAGCTCACGCACTCGCTGGGCGGCGGCACGGGCTCGGGCATGGGCACCCTGCTCATCAGCAAGATCCGAGAGGAGTACCCGGACCGCATCATGAACACCTTCAGCGTCATGCCGTCGCCCAAGGTCTCAGACACCGTGGTGGAGCCCTACAACGCCACGCTGTCGGTGCACCAGCTGGTGGAGAACACCGACGAGACCTACTGCATCGACAACGAGGCCCTCTACGACATCTGCTTCCGCACGCTCAAGCTCACCACGCCCACGTACGGGGACCTCAACCATCTGGTGTCCGCCACCATGAGCGGCGTCACCACATCGCTGCGTTTCCCCGGCCAGCTCAACGCCGACCTGCGCAAGCTGGCCGTGAACATGGTGCCCTTCCCACGCCTGCACTTCTTCATGCCGGGCTTTGCCCCGCTCACAGCCCGGGGCAGCCAGCAGTACCGGGCCCTGACAGTGCCCGAGCTCACACAGCAGATGTTCGACGCCAAGAACATGATGGCCGCCTGTGACCCGCGCCACGGCCGCTACCTGACCGTCGCCACCGTCTTCCGGGGCCCCATGTCCATGAAGGAGGTGGACGAGCAGATGCTGGCCATCCAGAATAAGAACAGCAGCTACTTTGTGGAGTGGATCCCCAACAACGTCAAAGTGGCCGTGTGTGACATCCCGCCCCGGGGCCTGAAGATGGCTTCCACCTTCATCGGCAACAGCACCGCCATCCAGGAGCTGTTCAAGCGCATCTCGGAGCAGTTCTCGGCCATGTTCCGCCGCAAGGCCTTCCTGCACTGGTTCACCGGCGAGGGCATGGATGAGATGGAGTTCACCGAGGCGGAGAGCAACATGAACGACCTGGTGTCCGAGTACCAGCAGTACCAGGACGCCACGGTCAACGACGGGGAAGAGGCTTTTGAAGACGAGGATGAGGAAGAAATCAACGAATAA